A single region of the Pseudomonas mandelii genome encodes:
- the yejK gene encoding nucleoid-associated protein YejK: MPIRHCIVHLIDKKPDGTPAVLHARDSELAESSAIENMLADLNESYNAKQGKAWGFFHAESGAHPFSGWLKEYLEGGKDFTAFSRVAVEHLQKLMEESNLSVGGHVLFAHYQQGMTDYLAIALLHHSEGVAVTDQLDVTPSRHLDLGQLHLAARINVSEWQNNKQSKQYISFIKGKNGKKVSEYFRDFIGCQEGVDGPGETRTLLKAFSDFVESEDLPEESAREKTKTLVDYASSQAKLGEPMGLEELSELIDEERPKAFYDHIRNKDYGLSPEIPADKRTLNQFRRFTGRAEGLSISFEAHLLGSKIEYDEEAGTLIIKGLPTQLTDQLKRRN; this comes from the coding sequence ATGCCGATCCGTCATTGCATCGTCCACCTGATCGACAAAAAACCCGACGGCACACCCGCAGTTCTCCACGCCCGCGACTCGGAACTGGCCGAATCGAGCGCCATCGAGAACATGCTTGCCGACCTCAACGAGAGCTACAACGCCAAACAAGGCAAGGCCTGGGGATTCTTCCATGCCGAGTCCGGGGCGCATCCGTTCAGCGGCTGGCTGAAGGAATACCTCGAGGGCGGCAAGGATTTCACGGCGTTCAGCCGGGTGGCGGTGGAACACCTGCAAAAGCTGATGGAAGAGTCGAACCTCTCCGTGGGCGGCCACGTGCTGTTTGCGCATTACCAGCAAGGCATGACCGATTACCTGGCGATCGCCCTGTTGCACCACAGCGAAGGCGTTGCAGTGACCGATCAGCTGGACGTGACCCCGTCCCGTCATCTGGATCTGGGCCAGTTGCACCTGGCCGCGCGGATCAACGTGTCCGAGTGGCAGAACAACAAGCAGTCCAAGCAGTACATTTCATTCATCAAAGGCAAGAACGGGAAAAAGGTGTCGGAGTATTTCCGCGACTTTATCGGTTGCCAGGAAGGCGTCGACGGCCCCGGCGAAACCCGTACCTTGCTCAAGGCCTTCAGTGATTTCGTTGAAAGCGAAGATTTGCCGGAAGAATCCGCCCGCGAGAAAACCAAGACCCTGGTCGATTACGCCAGCAGCCAGGCCAAGCTCGGCGAACCGATGGGCCTGGAAGAACTCTCCGAACTGATCGACGAAGAGCGCCCGAAAGCCTTCTACGATCACATCCGCAACAAGGATTACGGCTTGTCTCCGGAGATCCCGGCGGATAAACGCACGTTGAACCAGTTCCGTCGCTTCACTGGCCGCGCCGAGGGCCTGTCCATCAGCTTCGAAGCGCACCTGCTGGGCTCGAAGATCGAATACGACGAAGAGGCCGGCACACTGATTATCAAGGGCCTGCCCACGCAGCTGACCGATCAGCTGAAGCGACGCAACTGA
- a CDS encoding glutaredoxin family protein — protein MLNGVLKKFLLILLVVVVYQNWGKIERVFSPSQVVSEQTQAKANVVLYATEWCGYCKLTRRFLDKKGIPYKEFDIEKDAEARKAYEALGGRGIPLIDVNGTLIRGYDPDEILAALK, from the coding sequence ATGCTGAACGGCGTGCTGAAGAAATTCCTGCTGATCCTGCTGGTGGTCGTGGTTTACCAGAACTGGGGCAAGATCGAGCGGGTGTTCAGTCCCAGCCAAGTGGTGTCCGAGCAGACCCAGGCCAAAGCCAACGTCGTGCTCTACGCGACCGAATGGTGTGGCTACTGCAAGCTGACCCGACGCTTTCTCGATAAGAAAGGCATTCCGTACAAGGAATTCGATATCGAAAAGGATGCCGAGGCACGCAAGGCATATGAGGCGCTGGGTGGACGCGGGATTCCGCTGATCGATGTGAACGGGACGTTGATTCGCGGGTATGACCCGGATGAAATCCTCGCCGCCCTGAAGTAA
- a CDS encoding glutathione S-transferase family protein produces MSELILHHYPTSPFAEKARLLLGFKGLSWRSVKIAPILPKPDLTALTGGYRKTPVLQVGADIYCDTSLIARRLEQEKALPAFFPEGQEMIAATFAAWADSVVFQHAVSLVFQPESIAVRFGNLPPEAIKAFLADRAGLFSGGSATKLSAEQARHQWPTIMARLEQQLEREQGDFLFGEPSIADFALAHPMWFLKATPVTSPLVDAYPAVSAWLGRVMGFGHGAFSEMTSEAALDVARNATPAALPDEQFDEPNGFEPGQQVVIAATDYGVDPVAGELLFAGREELILRREDERAGVVHVHFPRFGFRIDKRV; encoded by the coding sequence ATGTCCGAGTTGATTCTTCATCATTACCCGACGTCCCCTTTCGCCGAAAAGGCCCGCTTGCTGCTGGGTTTCAAGGGGCTGTCCTGGCGCTCGGTGAAGATCGCGCCGATCTTGCCAAAACCCGATCTGACCGCCCTGACCGGTGGCTACCGCAAGACGCCAGTGCTGCAGGTTGGCGCAGATATTTACTGCGACACATCGCTGATCGCCCGTCGACTGGAGCAGGAGAAAGCCTTGCCGGCCTTCTTTCCGGAAGGCCAGGAAATGATCGCCGCGACGTTCGCCGCCTGGGCCGATTCGGTGGTATTCCAGCATGCCGTGAGCCTGGTGTTTCAACCGGAATCGATCGCGGTGCGTTTCGGCAATCTGCCACCGGAAGCGATCAAGGCGTTTCTGGCTGATCGCGCCGGACTCTTCAGTGGCGGCAGCGCGACAAAGTTATCCGCCGAGCAAGCCCGGCATCAATGGCCGACAATCATGGCGCGCCTGGAGCAGCAGCTTGAGCGCGAGCAGGGCGACTTTCTGTTCGGCGAGCCATCGATTGCCGACTTCGCGCTGGCCCATCCGATGTGGTTCCTCAAGGCCACGCCCGTGACCTCGCCGTTGGTTGATGCATATCCGGCGGTGTCGGCGTGGTTGGGTCGCGTGATGGGGTTCGGGCATGGCGCGTTCAGCGAGATGACCTCCGAGGCCGCGCTGGACGTTGCGCGTAATGCCACACCCGCCGCGTTACCGGACGAGCAGTTCGATGAGCCGAACGGGTTTGAGCCTGGCCAGCAGGTGGTCATCGCGGCAACGGATTACGGCGTTGATCCGGTGGCGGGCGAGTTGTTGTTTGCGGGCAGAGAGGAATTGATTCTGCGTCGTGAAGACGAGCGGGCCGGAGTGGTGCATGTGCACTTTCCGCGGTTTGGGTTCCGAATCGACAAACGCGTATAA
- a CDS encoding GIY-YIG nuclease family protein, with protein sequence MTTLSEIPADADTPVSKPWFVYLVRAANGSLYCGISDDPVRRFATHQSGKGARFFLSSPAVALVYTEVCRDKSEALRQERLIKKLRKSAKECLVASAAADLST encoded by the coding sequence GTGACTACCCTCAGCGAAATCCCCGCCGACGCCGACACACCGGTGAGTAAACCCTGGTTCGTCTACCTCGTTCGCGCGGCCAATGGTTCGCTGTACTGCGGGATCAGCGACGATCCTGTGCGCCGCTTCGCTACCCACCAAAGTGGCAAGGGCGCACGCTTCTTCCTCTCCAGCCCTGCCGTTGCCTTGGTCTACACAGAAGTCTGCCGCGACAAAAGCGAAGCCTTGCGTCAGGAACGCTTGATCAAAAAACTCAGGAAAAGCGCCAAGGAATGTCTGGTCGCAAGTGCCGCCGCGGACTTATCAACCTGA
- a CDS encoding nuclear transport factor 2 family protein, which yields MSDANRALITQFYQAFQRLDAEAMSACYTDDVLFSDPAFGELRGRDAGDMWRMLTTRAKDFSLTFDNVRAEDRTGGAHWVATYLFSQTGNTVVNDIQAQFVFRDGKICEHHDSFDMWAWSRQALGFKGLLLGWTPAVRNAVRAQALKGLKAFQASR from the coding sequence ATGAGTGATGCCAACCGCGCATTGATCACCCAGTTCTACCAAGCCTTCCAGCGGCTGGATGCCGAGGCCATGAGCGCCTGCTATACCGACGATGTGCTGTTCAGCGATCCGGCATTCGGCGAATTGCGCGGACGCGATGCCGGGGACATGTGGCGCATGCTCACGACGCGGGCGAAGGATTTTTCCCTGACGTTCGACAACGTTCGCGCCGAGGACCGTACGGGCGGCGCGCATTGGGTCGCGACCTATCTGTTCAGCCAGACCGGCAACACGGTGGTCAATGATATTCAGGCGCAGTTCGTGTTTCGTGACGGCAAGATCTGCGAGCACCATGACAGCTTCGATATGTGGGCCTGGTCGCGCCAGGCGCTGGGTTTCAAAGGCCTGCTGCTGGGCTGGACGCCAGCCGTGAGAAATGCCGTTCGCGCTCAGGCGTTGAAGGGGCTGAAGGCATTCCAGGCCAGTCGCTGA
- a CDS encoding response regulator transcription factor, with protein MRVIIADDHPVVRIGLRMLIDLSRTCVIVGEADGPDSLLSLLSTTPCDLLITDFSMPGNQQADGLKMLSTVRRHYASTPIILVTMFANVATLRVAFAQGVMAIVAKDASATELPLAIKSVGEGRRFISESLRTALAQADVEAHSHSPSLSAKEHEVVRMLASGMTVSEIASYFKRSVSTISKQKSMAMQRLGISTDVDLFAYARDNGMVH; from the coding sequence ATGCGCGTAATTATTGCTGACGACCATCCTGTCGTCCGCATCGGGTTACGGATGCTCATCGATCTAAGCCGGACGTGTGTGATCGTGGGTGAGGCCGATGGCCCGGACAGCCTGTTGAGCCTGCTCTCGACCACGCCGTGCGATCTGTTGATCACGGACTTCTCCATGCCGGGCAACCAACAGGCCGACGGACTGAAGATGCTGAGCACGGTTCGACGTCACTACGCTTCGACGCCGATCATTCTGGTCACCATGTTTGCCAACGTTGCGACGCTCAGGGTGGCATTCGCGCAAGGCGTGATGGCGATCGTGGCCAAGGATGCCTCGGCGACGGAGCTCCCTCTGGCAATCAAATCAGTGGGTGAAGGGCGGCGTTTCATCAGCGAGTCCTTGCGTACCGCGCTGGCTCAGGCAGACGTCGAGGCTCATTCGCATTCCCCTTCGCTGTCGGCCAAAGAACATGAAGTGGTGAGAATGCTTGCCAGCGGCATGACCGTCAGTGAGATCGCGAGCTATTTCAAACGCAGTGTGTCGACCATCAGTAAACAAAAAAGCATGGCCATGCAGCGGCTGGGCATTTCCACGGATGTGGATCTCTTCGCTTATGCCCGGGACAACGGCATGGTGCACTAG
- a CDS encoding DUF1120 domain-containing protein, with translation MNKYITLLTATLLLTGASSVIAASSTDLTVKGLITPNACTPALAGGGIADHGKFSVQDLNPDKHTYLPEIIMQMTVNCDAATPFAISPIDNRAGTGTSGNYFGLGLINTHEKLGHFRVAPRNVMADATQAQAILSTDGGKTWLKEGSTAFWGVDNIWSVGAQGTVIAPIAMKELSLDLYVRTGIAPTNGLTLTDEVTLDGSATLQIKYL, from the coding sequence ATGAACAAATACATAACCCTCCTGACGGCTACTTTGCTGCTGACTGGCGCATCGTCCGTTATTGCCGCCTCCAGCACGGACCTGACCGTGAAGGGTCTGATCACGCCAAATGCATGCACACCAGCACTGGCCGGCGGCGGTATTGCCGATCACGGCAAGTTTTCCGTACAAGACCTCAATCCCGACAAGCACACTTACTTGCCTGAAATAATCATGCAAATGACAGTGAACTGCGATGCGGCTACGCCGTTTGCGATCAGCCCGATTGATAACCGTGCAGGCACAGGCACGTCGGGCAATTACTTTGGTCTGGGGCTGATCAATACCCACGAAAAGCTGGGCCACTTTCGCGTTGCTCCGCGCAATGTGATGGCGGACGCCACCCAAGCTCAAGCCATTCTCTCCACTGATGGCGGCAAGACCTGGCTTAAGGAAGGGTCGACAGCATTCTGGGGGGTCGACAACATCTGGAGTGTCGGTGCTCAGGGGACCGTCATTGCTCCCATCGCGATGAAGGAATTGAGCCTTGATCTGTATGTGCGTACCGGCATTGCCCCCACCAACGGCCTGACCCTGACCGACGAAGTGACGCTCGACGGCTCCGCAACCCTACAGATCAAGTACCTGTAA
- a CDS encoding DUF1120 domain-containing protein codes for MERCSLARLAPLLLICAPAALAASSTELSVTGLITPGACTPSLSGGGIVDHGKVTVKDLRPDQPTALENGTLYLEVNCDAATRFTLTTIDNREGSSVFHPNSHGLGVVNDDQNLGSVAFGLFDTVADGAAVKTIMSLNDGASWRVSSYLGHAGRTAFAALNDLGTPIAIKNLRARLTAFTTIVRANDLTLTDEIPIDGHVTVQLNYR; via the coding sequence ATGGAAAGATGCTCCCTCGCTCGATTGGCGCCCCTGTTGCTCATCTGTGCCCCCGCAGCCCTGGCCGCCAGCAGCACCGAGCTGAGCGTTACCGGCCTGATTACACCCGGCGCCTGCACGCCCAGCCTGTCCGGCGGCGGCATCGTCGACCACGGCAAAGTGACGGTGAAAGATCTGAGACCTGACCAGCCCACGGCCCTGGAAAACGGCACGCTGTATCTGGAGGTGAATTGTGATGCCGCCACGCGGTTTACCCTGACGACGATCGACAATCGCGAAGGCTCTTCCGTCTTTCACCCTAACAGTCACGGGCTGGGCGTCGTCAATGACGACCAAAACCTGGGCAGTGTTGCGTTCGGCCTGTTCGATACGGTGGCCGATGGGGCGGCGGTGAAAACCATCATGTCCTTGAACGACGGTGCCTCCTGGCGAGTGTCTTCCTACCTGGGACACGCCGGCCGGACCGCGTTCGCGGCGTTGAACGACCTGGGTACACCGATCGCCATCAAGAATTTGCGCGCGCGGCTCACGGCGTTTACCACCATCGTTCGCGCGAACGACCTGACGCTGACCGACGAAATCCCCATCGACGGGCATGTCACCGTGCAGCTGAATTATCGATAG
- a CDS encoding fimbria/pilus chaperone family protein — MTMFSSVTRHLFHSGIGAFALLLTAHAQADGMVPNTSVVIVNEADGEASVSVTNTDANLALMHVTLEDIAEDSESLVFVTPPLARVEAGKTQLVRFILQTDKPLLTQRLKRVIFEGIPQGKAPAEAGQARVGVTVRQNLPVILHPKGLAPNRTPWTDLQWSLKDGQLTVRNDTPYVVRLGQEVQLLPAAGNAMLPKTYVLPGEHISIKVPEGAATQVRFQPATVYGFAVPHYEAPIQS, encoded by the coding sequence ATGACGATGTTTTCCAGTGTCACCCGTCATCTGTTCCATTCGGGCATCGGCGCATTCGCCCTGCTGCTGACCGCACACGCCCAGGCCGACGGCATGGTGCCGAACACTTCGGTGGTGATCGTCAACGAGGCTGACGGCGAAGCGTCCGTGTCGGTGACCAACACCGATGCCAACCTGGCGTTGATGCACGTCACCCTCGAAGACATTGCCGAAGACAGCGAATCGCTGGTGTTCGTGACGCCCCCCCTGGCGCGCGTCGAAGCGGGCAAAACCCAATTGGTGCGGTTCATTCTGCAAACGGACAAACCGCTGCTCACTCAGCGCTTGAAGCGGGTGATCTTCGAAGGCATCCCCCAAGGCAAAGCGCCTGCCGAGGCAGGTCAGGCCCGAGTCGGCGTGACGGTGCGCCAGAACTTGCCGGTGATCCTGCACCCCAAAGGCCTGGCGCCCAATCGCACGCCGTGGACCGACCTGCAATGGTCGCTGAAAGACGGTCAATTGACCGTGCGCAACGACACGCCTTACGTGGTGCGTCTGGGCCAGGAAGTGCAATTGTTGCCGGCCGCGGGCAACGCGATGCTGCCGAAAACCTACGTGCTGCCCGGTGAGCACATCAGCATCAAGGTGCCCGAAGGCGCCGCCACGCAGGTGCGTTTTCAACCGGCGACGGTCTACGGCTTTGCCGTGCCGCATTACGAGGCGCCCATCCAGTCCTGA
- a CDS encoding fimbria/pilus outer membrane usher protein, translating into MNTVSNYRDGEAVPVIRDSARPHPWQRTTLAVLLSNALMMLDAYGEVSMPASFDKDTLRQRGIDPALATLLMQAPQFTAGRHPVTLTVNGQRHGRVDVTFDREGALCFDRTLLDAANLTVPALTLDDGPCHDFLGRAPQTVIEPNPAGLALSLIVPTDAIRPTARDFSGYQTGGVAGLINYDVTGLHSRSSDSTSRYASANTELGFNAGDWIVRSRQVQTWQDDVSTTTHIAAYAQRTFASQEAVLQAGQINLYNPVLAGAQITGVQVLNEQALQVEGKSAVIEGIANSQAQVEVRQNGSLIHSTVVPAGPFVLTNVRRLNTRSDVEVTIKETDGSERRFTVPAAMLGVSLPAPGYSLGAGQVRSVGDAQGGDPWVISGGWSGALAPQLLLSAGLTGAADYRAVGASVGLLPSPFTQVQATLTGADASGRHASQGLQADLNVSHRLNEQWALSAGSSYRTLGYRELEEAVFANTSDNSQSRYRDQQSAALSWSHPWLGAFSSGFSRSSSFDGQSSSRALASWGTSIAGVSVSATAEWQLSGSNGNDDSIYLNLSIPLGENRRARSWVRRSAGEYRSGVGLSERVNDQLGYRVGVEHDTRDKQVQSTAGVSLLPRYTQLDLNYTRADAERSSYQASARGGAVLHGGGVTLSPYPVSDTFALLSVGDMGSIKVSTPSGPVWTDWQGQAVIPQVTAYGKSPVEVDTKTLPRNADIHNGLAVISAGRGAVDNVEFGITMTRRALLKATTANGAPLPRGASVNTEDGEFVTLVQDGGLVFLPNALDRRALWISAPELERCELRFELPTDADADAYYETAPAKCRAL; encoded by the coding sequence ATGAACACAGTATCGAATTACCGTGATGGCGAAGCCGTGCCCGTTATTCGCGACAGCGCTCGCCCTCATCCATGGCAGCGAACCACCTTGGCGGTGCTGCTGAGCAACGCGCTGATGATGCTCGATGCCTACGGTGAGGTGTCGATGCCAGCGTCGTTCGACAAAGACACGTTACGGCAGCGCGGCATCGATCCGGCGCTGGCGACGCTGCTGATGCAGGCGCCGCAGTTCACGGCCGGCCGCCACCCTGTCACGCTCACCGTCAACGGCCAGCGTCATGGCCGGGTCGACGTCACGTTCGATCGCGAAGGGGCGTTGTGCTTCGATCGCACGCTGCTCGATGCGGCGAACCTAACGGTGCCCGCGCTTACGCTGGACGATGGCCCATGCCATGACTTTCTAGGCCGCGCGCCGCAGACCGTCATCGAACCGAACCCCGCTGGCCTGGCCCTGTCGCTGATCGTGCCCACCGATGCGATACGCCCCACTGCCCGGGATTTTTCCGGCTATCAAACCGGTGGTGTCGCCGGCTTGATCAACTACGACGTCACCGGTTTGCACAGCCGTTCCAGTGACAGCACCAGCCGCTACGCCTCGGCCAATACCGAACTCGGCTTCAATGCCGGTGACTGGATCGTGCGCAGCCGCCAGGTGCAGACCTGGCAGGACGACGTGTCCACAACGACTCATATTGCGGCCTACGCCCAGCGGACTTTCGCCAGCCAGGAAGCGGTGTTGCAGGCGGGCCAGATCAACCTCTACAACCCGGTGCTCGCCGGTGCGCAGATCACCGGTGTGCAAGTGCTGAATGAACAAGCCCTGCAGGTCGAAGGAAAAAGCGCGGTCATTGAAGGGATCGCCAACAGTCAGGCCCAGGTCGAGGTCCGGCAAAACGGTTCGCTGATCCATTCCACGGTGGTACCCGCCGGCCCGTTCGTGCTCACCAACGTGCGGCGGCTCAACACGCGTTCCGACGTGGAAGTCACGATCAAGGAGACCGATGGCAGCGAGCGCCGTTTTACCGTGCCGGCCGCGATGTTGGGGGTCAGTTTGCCAGCGCCCGGTTATTCGCTGGGCGCCGGTCAGGTGCGCAGTGTCGGTGACGCTCAGGGAGGCGATCCCTGGGTCATCAGCGGCGGCTGGAGCGGTGCGCTCGCCCCGCAACTATTGCTCAGCGCCGGCCTCACCGGCGCCGCCGACTATCGCGCGGTGGGTGCCAGCGTCGGCCTGTTGCCCTCGCCGTTCACTCAGGTGCAAGCCACGCTGACCGGCGCGGACGCCAGCGGCAGACACGCCAGCCAGGGGCTTCAAGCCGACCTGAACGTCTCGCATCGGTTGAACGAGCAGTGGGCGCTCAGTGCCGGCAGTTCTTACCGAACCCTGGGCTACCGGGAACTGGAGGAGGCGGTGTTCGCCAACACGTCCGACAACAGCCAGTCACGTTACCGCGATCAGCAAAGCGCGGCCCTGTCATGGTCGCATCCATGGCTCGGCGCCTTCAGCAGCGGCTTCAGTCGGTCCAGTTCGTTCGACGGCCAAAGCAGCAGCCGCGCCCTCGCATCCTGGGGCACCAGCATCGCGGGCGTATCCGTCTCGGCGACCGCCGAATGGCAGCTCAGCGGTTCGAACGGCAACGATGACAGCATCTACCTGAACCTCAGCATTCCCCTGGGCGAGAACCGCCGGGCACGCAGCTGGGTACGCCGTTCCGCCGGCGAATACCGCAGCGGCGTGGGCTTGAGTGAACGGGTCAACGATCAGCTGGGTTACCGGGTTGGCGTCGAACACGACACGCGCGACAAACAGGTTCAATCCACGGCCGGCGTGTCGCTGCTGCCGCGCTACACCCAGCTCGATCTCAATTACACCCGCGCCGATGCCGAGCGCTCCAGCTATCAGGCCAGCGCTCGCGGTGGCGCCGTGCTGCATGGCGGTGGCGTGACGCTGTCGCCATACCCGGTGAGCGACACCTTTGCGTTGCTGTCGGTCGGTGACATGGGTTCCATCAAAGTGTCGACGCCCAGCGGTCCGGTCTGGACCGACTGGCAAGGTCAGGCGGTGATCCCGCAAGTGACGGCTTATGGCAAAAGCCCGGTGGAAGTCGACACCAAAACCCTGCCGCGCAACGCCGACATTCACAACGGGCTGGCGGTGATTTCGGCCGGTCGCGGCGCCGTCGACAACGTTGAATTCGGCATCACGATGACCCGCCGGGCCTTACTCAAGGCCACCACCGCCAACGGCGCGCCCCTGCCGCGCGGTGCCTCCGTGAACACCGAGGATGGCGAGTTCGTGACCCTGGTGCAGGACGGCGGCCTGGTGTTCTTGCCCAACGCGCTCGACCGCCGTGCGTTGTGGATCAGCGCGCCGGAGCTGGAGCGCTGCGAACTGCGCTTCGAGCTGCCCACCGACGCCGACGCCGACGCGTACTACGAAACCGCCCCCGCCAAGTGCCGAGCCCTCTGA
- a CDS encoding DUF1120 domain-containing protein, with the protein MNLLHFLLLTLALLALSGFTPVASASMDDCQFNLSQPVLDYGLMNRAIRPDAAPERNLGERQLSLTLSCAQPIDMSLFYRAMAATAERFHFAERGSYQMRIRDAVLDGQSVEIGLIAGVGQPPAEMASSLIWRPEHGIVPVQAGVAVQGRSFSAQLQLTAWAQEQGMQVRDAVTWEAFGVFDAVAAGRTREATLRARFAPAACEPVLSNGGVVDFGTLSKKDLHADQDTRLPPKSLTLRVGCDAPTSFALIMHDNRSGSAMLDSEIDYGLGKDGSGNRIGRFSLHVDPADANADGFARLYQTHSSIAGTAWNTGSANPIAIGKSRYLAFTDNDGSSAGPVLIQNLSTTVTVDAVIAPTHSLDVSRAIELDGAGTIEIIYL; encoded by the coding sequence ATGAACCTGTTGCACTTTCTGCTATTGACCCTCGCGCTCCTGGCACTGAGTGGATTCACGCCAGTGGCCTCGGCGTCCATGGACGACTGCCAGTTCAACCTGAGCCAGCCGGTGCTCGATTACGGGCTGATGAACCGGGCGATACGGCCTGATGCCGCACCGGAGCGCAACCTCGGTGAACGCCAGCTCAGCCTGACCTTGAGCTGTGCGCAGCCCATCGACATGAGCCTGTTCTACCGGGCGATGGCCGCGACCGCCGAACGCTTTCACTTTGCCGAACGCGGCAGCTATCAGATGCGTATTCGCGATGCCGTGCTCGATGGCCAATCGGTCGAGATCGGGTTGATTGCCGGGGTCGGTCAGCCGCCGGCAGAAATGGCGTCGAGCCTGATCTGGCGACCGGAGCACGGGATCGTCCCGGTGCAGGCCGGCGTGGCGGTGCAAGGGCGCAGTTTCTCGGCCCAGCTTCAGCTGACGGCCTGGGCTCAAGAGCAAGGCATGCAGGTGCGTGACGCGGTGACCTGGGAAGCCTTCGGGGTGTTCGACGCCGTCGCCGCCGGACGCACCCGCGAGGCGACCTTGCGCGCCCGCTTCGCTCCGGCGGCCTGCGAGCCGGTGCTGTCCAACGGCGGCGTGGTCGACTTCGGCACCCTGTCGAAAAAAGACCTGCACGCAGACCAGGACACACGCCTGCCGCCCAAGTCGTTGACGCTGAGGGTCGGCTGCGACGCGCCGACGTCCTTCGCCTTGATCATGCACGACAACCGCTCAGGCTCGGCGATGCTCGACAGCGAGATCGACTACGGCCTGGGCAAGGACGGCAGCGGCAACAGGATTGGCCGTTTTTCACTGCACGTCGACCCGGCCGACGCCAATGCCGACGGCTTCGCCCGCCTTTATCAAACCCACTCCAGCATCGCCGGCACAGCCTGGAACACCGGCAGCGCCAACCCGATCGCTATCGGCAAAAGCCGTTACCTGGCGTTCACCGACAACGACGGCAGCAGTGCCGGCCCGGTGCTGATCCAGAACCTCAGCACCACAGTGACCGTCGACGCCGTTATCGCCCCCACCCACAGCCTGGACGTGAGCCGAGCCATCGAGCTCGATGGCGCGGGGACGATCGAGATTATTTACCTGTAA
- a CDS encoding DUF1120 domain-containing protein, whose product MIKKYFAALSATALIGVAPYAVAASSIDLTVTGLITPRACTPSLSDGGTVDVGQVQAKDLNLTSDTIVGSHPIQLTVACDASTPFALNGIDNKAGTSSSNLYFGLGLTSNNEKIGYFTPSIQSALADGQPVHSIRSTDNGASWTRIYQILKDNLTSVSAVGTLTPISVKDLTMELMIYTFIARADSLTLTDDVTIDGSATFEMKYL is encoded by the coding sequence ATGATCAAAAAGTACTTTGCAGCACTCTCCGCCACCGCACTGATTGGCGTTGCGCCTTATGCAGTGGCGGCTTCGAGCATTGACCTGACTGTCACAGGTCTCATCACGCCGAGAGCTTGCACTCCTTCGTTGTCCGATGGAGGAACGGTCGACGTCGGCCAGGTGCAGGCAAAAGACCTCAACCTGACAAGTGACACGATAGTAGGCAGTCATCCGATACAGCTGACGGTCGCGTGTGACGCGTCAACGCCATTTGCACTTAACGGTATTGATAACAAAGCCGGAACATCATCGTCCAACCTGTATTTCGGATTGGGCCTGACCAGCAATAACGAAAAAATAGGTTATTTCACGCCATCGATCCAAAGCGCGCTTGCGGACGGACAACCTGTGCACTCGATCAGATCAACTGATAACGGTGCGAGTTGGACGCGCATCTATCAGATCCTGAAGGATAACCTCACATCGGTAAGCGCTGTCGGCACTCTCACGCCAATCTCCGTGAAAGACCTCACGATGGAACTGATGATCTACACCTTCATTGCCCGCGCCGATAGCCTCACCTTAACCGACGATGTCACTATCGACGGTTCAGCCACATTTGAAATGAAGTACCTGTAA